Proteins encoded together in one Anguilla anguilla isolate fAngAng1 chromosome 9, fAngAng1.pri, whole genome shotgun sequence window:
- the hspb2 gene encoding heat shock protein beta-2 produces MAERTIPHAYPMSVDYEMSTPCRIYDQNFAEALSPQDILAPTLFHGYYIRPRINKQLERGFSQVDNEDDWYRVQLDVCQFMPDELSVRTVDNLLEVSGRHAQRIDQHGFVSREFTRTYILPLGVDPLLVQVSLSHDSILRIQAPRKSDDLEPAINQLKINVDKKGAKSS; encoded by the exons ATGGCAGAGCGCACCATTCCCCACGCCTACCCAATGAGCGTGGACTATGAGATGAGCACCCCCTGCCGCATCTACGACCAGAACTTTGCAGAAG CCCTCTCCCCCCAGGACATCCTTGCGCCCACGCTATTCCACGGCTACTACATCCGCCCGCGCATCAACAAGCAGCTGGAGAGGGGCTTCTCGCAGGTGGACAACGAGGACGACTGGTACCGCGTCCAGCTGGACGTCTGCCAGTTCATGCCGGACGAGCTGAGCGTGCGCACCGTGGACAACCTGCTGGAGGTGAGCGGGCGACACGCCCAGCGGATCGACCAGCACGGCTTCGTCAGCCGGGAGTTCACGCGCACCTACATCCTCCCGCTGGGCGTGGACCCGCTCCTGGTGCAGGTCTCCCTCTCGCACGACAGCATCCTCCGCATACAGGCCCCGCGCAAGAGCGACGACCTGGAGCCCGCCATCAACCAGCTGAAGATCAACGTGGACAAGAAAGGAGCCAAAAGCTCCTGA
- the zgc:193711 gene encoding uncharacterized protein zgc:193711 — protein MGNNLTKAIDKWGLNPRKFSSKSRRAKDAPARPPHQPPEAHLYDSVPDMPVYSVVNKKKQRQEEVHYAEVQVLQSHSGSSRGGQRPYPESDSTTEYATIDFKGQPPPPSATTQGSSLRPSISSKAADILIPPGDLQRPIPNAVRKGSSKKAVVV, from the exons ATGGGAAACAACCTTACTAAAGCTATCGATAA GTGGGGTCTCAACCCTCGGAAATTTTCAAGCAAAAGCAGGAGGGCGAAGG ATGCACCAGCTCGCCCGCCCCATCAG CCACCAGAGGCCCATTTGTACGATTCGGTGCCGGACATGCCAGTCTACTCGGTGGTGAACAAGAAAAAGCAGCGACAGGAGGAGGTGCATTATGCGGAGGTCCAGGTCCTGCAGTCGCACTCGGGATCCAGCAGGGGGGGCCAGAGGCCATATCCTGAAAGTGACAGCACCACAGAGTACGCTACAATAGACTTCAAGGGtcagccccctcctccctcagccaCCACCCAAGGCAGCAGCCTCAGACCATCCATTTCCTCCAAAGCAGCGGATATCCTCATCCCCCCCGGCGACCTACAAAGACCCATTCCCAATGCAGTGAGGAAGGGGTCATCCAAGAAGGCAGTGGTTGTCTAA